From a region of the Micropterus dolomieu isolate WLL.071019.BEF.003 ecotype Adirondacks linkage group LG21, ASM2129224v1, whole genome shotgun sequence genome:
- the rfc5 gene encoding replication factor C subunit 5: MASTSKAPLQTRNLPWVEKYRPQKLDDLISHKDILSTIQKFISEDRLPHLLFYGPPGTGKTSTILACARQLYKDKEFNSMVLELNASDDRGIDVVRGPVLSFASTRTIFKKGFKLVILDEADAMTQDAQNALRRVIEKFTENTRFCLICNYLSKIIPALQSRCTRFRFGPLSPDQMIPRLEHVVQQEGIDITPDGMKAIVTLSSGDMRRSLNILQSTSMAYEKVTEDTVYTCTGHPLRSDIANILDWSLNKDFTTAYNQILQLKTLKGLALHDILTEVHLLIHRVDFPPAIRIVLLIKLADVEHRVASGTDEKIQLSSMVAAFQAVRDLVVSEAS; the protein is encoded by the exons ATGGCTTCCACAAGTAAAGCACCGTTACAGACTAGAAACTTGCCATG GGTTGAAAAATACAGACCGCAGAAACTTGATGATCTGATCTCACACAAAGATATTCTAAGCACCA TCCAGAAGTTTATCAGTGAGGACAGGCTTCCCCATCTCTTGTTCTATGGCCCCCCTGGAACGGGCAAAACCTCCACCATCCTTGCCTGTGCCAGGCAGCTGTACAAGGACAAAGAGTTCAACTCCATGGTGTTGGAG ctaaATGCATCAGATGACAGAGGAATTGATGTTGTACGCGGCCCCGTTCTGAGTTTTGCCAGCACCAGGACCATCTTCAA GAAAGGCTTCAAGTTGGTGATACTGGACGAGGCCGATGCCATGACCCAGGATGCCCAGAATGCACTGCGGCGAG TGATTGAGAAGTTTACAGAAAACACTCGATTCTGTCTGATCTGCAATTACCTGTCCAagatcatcccggccctgcagTCTCGCTGCACCAGGTTTCGCTTCGGCCCGCTGTCCCCAGACCAGATGATCCCTCGGCTGGAGCATGTAGTCCAGCAGGAGgg TATTGACATAACTCCAGATGGAATGAAGGCCATTGTGACCTTATCATCAGGTGATATGAGAAGATCACTCAACATACTGCAG AGCACCAGTATGGCCTATGAGAAGGTCACAGAGGACACAGTGTACACCTGCACAGGTCACCCCCTCCGCTCAGACATAGCCAACATCCTCGACTGGTCGCTCAACAAAGACTTCACCACAGCGTACAACC AAATCCTTCAGCTGAAGACTTTGAAGGGTTTGGCCCTGCATGATATCCTCACTGAGGTTCATTTGCTCATACACAGAG TTGACTTCCCTCCAGCTATTCGGATTGTTCTGCTCATCAAGCTGGCTGATGTCGA ACACAGGGTCGCCTCAGGAACTGATGAGAAAATCCAGCTGAGCTCCATGGTTGCAGCTTTCCAGGCAGTGAGGGACCTCGTGGTCAGCGAGGCCTCCTAA